A genomic window from Tolypothrix sp. PCC 7910 includes:
- a CDS encoding succinate dehydrogenase/fumarate reductase flavoprotein subunit: MLEHDVIIVGGGLAGCRAAVEIARINPSLNIAVVAKTHPIRSHSVAAQGGMAASLKNVDIEDSWEAHAFDTVKGSDYLADQDAVAILTQEAPDVVIDLEHMGVLFSRLPDGRIAQRAFGGHSHNRTCYAADKTGHAILHELVNNLRRNGVQVYQEWYVMKLILEEGQAKGVVMYRLLDGHIEVLRAKAVMFATGGYGRVYNTTSNDYASTGDGLAMTAIAGLPLEDMEFVQFHPTGLYPVGVLISEAVRGEGAYLINSEGDRFMANYAPSRMELAPRDITSRAIAYEIRAGRGIHPDGSAGGLFVYLDLRHMGREKIMSRVPFCWEEAHRLVGVDAVTQPMPVRPTIHYCMGGIPVNVDGKVRSSGENFVDGFFAAGETACVSVHGANRLGSNSLLECVVYGKRTGAAIANFVQNRKLPIVDEQRYIKEAQQEIQALLEQPGKHRINEVRQAFQDTMTQFCGVFRTEELMSQGLEKLAELEQQYPQIYLDDKGNSWNTEIVEALELRSLMVVGQTILASALNRQESRGAHFREDYANRDDKKFLQHTMAYYSPAGIDIQYRPVAINMFQPQERKY; encoded by the coding sequence ATGCTAGAACATGATGTAATTATTGTTGGGGGCGGCTTGGCAGGATGCCGTGCGGCGGTGGAAATTGCCCGCATTAACCCTAGTTTAAATATTGCTGTGGTTGCGAAAACTCACCCAATTCGCTCGCATTCGGTTGCAGCACAAGGTGGGATGGCTGCATCACTAAAAAATGTTGATATTGAAGATAGTTGGGAAGCTCACGCCTTTGATACTGTTAAGGGTTCTGATTACTTAGCAGATCAAGATGCGGTAGCAATCCTCACCCAAGAAGCGCCGGATGTGGTGATTGACTTGGAACACATGGGTGTTCTATTCTCGCGCTTACCGGATGGACGCATTGCTCAACGGGCGTTTGGCGGACATTCTCACAACCGGACTTGCTACGCTGCAGATAAAACTGGTCACGCGATTTTGCATGAATTGGTCAATAACTTACGCCGTAATGGTGTACAAGTTTACCAAGAATGGTACGTGATGAAGCTGATTCTGGAGGAGGGACAAGCTAAGGGTGTAGTAATGTACCGCCTGTTGGATGGTCATATAGAGGTGCTGCGAGCTAAAGCTGTGATGTTTGCCACAGGGGGATATGGTCGCGTTTATAACACCACATCTAATGATTACGCCTCCACTGGTGACGGTTTAGCAATGACGGCGATCGCAGGTTTACCTCTAGAAGATATGGAATTTGTGCAATTCCATCCCACAGGCTTATATCCAGTTGGGGTACTGATTTCCGAAGCAGTCAGAGGCGAAGGCGCATATCTAATTAACTCCGAAGGCGATCGCTTTATGGCGAACTATGCACCCAGCCGCATGGAACTGGCTCCTCGTGATATTACCTCACGGGCGATCGCATACGAAATACGAGCTGGGCGTGGTATTCATCCTGATGGCAGTGCAGGAGGGCTATTTGTTTATCTGGATTTGCGCCACATGGGTAGAGAAAAAATTATGAGTCGCGTTCCCTTCTGCTGGGAAGAAGCCCATCGCTTAGTTGGTGTGGATGCTGTGACTCAGCCCATGCCTGTACGTCCAACCATTCATTATTGTATGGGTGGTATCCCTGTGAACGTTGATGGTAAAGTCCGCAGTAGTGGTGAAAATTTTGTAGATGGCTTCTTTGCGGCTGGTGAAACAGCTTGCGTTTCCGTTCATGGTGCGAATCGTCTGGGTAGTAATTCGCTCTTAGAATGTGTAGTTTACGGTAAAAGAACCGGAGCTGCGATCGCCAATTTTGTGCAAAATCGCAAATTACCCATAGTAGATGAGCAACGTTACATCAAAGAAGCTCAGCAAGAAATTCAAGCTTTACTAGAACAGCCAGGAAAACACCGCATTAACGAAGTTCGCCAAGCTTTCCAAGATACCATGACTCAGTTCTGTGGCGTTTTCCGTACTGAAGAATTAATGAGTCAAGGTTTAGAAAAATTAGCAGAATTAGAACAACAATATCCACAGATATATTTAGATGATAAAGGTAATTCATGGAATACAGAAATTGTGGAAGCCCTAGAATTACGCAGTTTAATGGTAGTAGGGCAGACAATTCTCGCTTCAGCATTAAATCGTCAAGAAAGTCGTGGCGCACACTTCCGTGAAGATTATGCCAATAGAGATGATAAGAAATTCCTCCAACACACAATGGCTTATTATTCACCAGCCGGGATTGATATTCAATATCGCCCCGTCGCGATTAACATGTTTCAGCCGCAGGAAAGAAAATATTAG
- a CDS encoding PEP-CTERM sorting domain-containing protein, with the protein MTSATLLKKLSIATAGAVFIGMGMGGTAKAAQVGDTVNVDYLFPTQNSIYDSRTLTVTNDGSSSANFFGAFDLTVAPRSFLAHFQGFVGSFTPADFNGFIVKGLSGSNGLDKVKNVVFKTNFVDFDASRLSHTDDSISVNWQNLSFQPGTYLKVDWNSPSQSVPEPLTLGGTVLAGGIGLLMKKRKAASHQAKA; encoded by the coding sequence ATGACTAGTGCAACTCTCTTAAAGAAATTGTCAATTGCTACTGCTGGAGCAGTGTTTATCGGTATGGGAATGGGAGGAACGGCAAAAGCTGCCCAGGTAGGAGATACTGTAAATGTTGATTACCTCTTTCCTACGCAAAATAGTATATATGATAGCCGAACTCTAACTGTTACCAATGATGGTAGTAGTAGTGCTAATTTTTTTGGCGCTTTTGATTTAACTGTTGCTCCTAGGAGCTTTTTGGCCCACTTTCAAGGTTTTGTCGGTAGCTTTACCCCTGCTGATTTTAATGGTTTCATCGTTAAAGGTCTATCAGGCAGTAATGGACTTGACAAGGTCAAAAATGTGGTTTTTAAGACTAATTTTGTAGATTTCGATGCATCTCGTCTAAGTCATACTGATGATTCAATATCTGTCAATTGGCAAAATCTATCATTCCAACCAGGTACTTACTTAAAAGTAGACTGGAATTCTCCGTCCCAGTCTGTTCCTGAGCCTCTGACTCTAGGTGGTACAGTACTAGCTGGTGGTATTGGCTTGCTAATGAAGAAGAGAAAAGCAGCGTCTCATCAGGCTAAAGCTTAA